In Rhizobium indicum, the following proteins share a genomic window:
- a CDS encoding LLM class flavin-dependent oxidoreductase has product MSTSKRQMRLGAFIMATGHHIAAWRHPEAQADAGLNIDHYRELAQTAERGKFDLVFVADSPAGWDRAKDPEALRRTAQGAHFEPLTLWAALSQVTKHIGFVATASTTYEDPYLLARRFASLDYISKGRAAWNVVTTGADVSKNFSIAGHPAHADRYERAEEFVDLVKGLWDSYEDDAFIRDKESGVYLDLDKVHLVDHKGKFFSVAGPLNVGRPVQGYPVIVQAGASEPGRELAARTAEMIFTANQTFEDAQEFYSDVKGRLARYGRRPDELLISPGIFPVLGGTEAEAQANYDHIQSLVHPSIAWNILARHYKGIDLSGYSLDDRAPPLPDNTELNKSRLKLVSDLVSRNNLTLRQFYLAVATARGHRTVVGTPEQIADAMQTWFENGAADAFNIMPPILPTALTDFVDQVVPILRKRGLFRHEYEGTTLRENLGLQRPPNGFVVQAGQQQVQAAV; this is encoded by the coding sequence ATGAGCACATCGAAAAGGCAAATGCGGCTTGGCGCATTCATCATGGCGACCGGCCATCATATCGCCGCCTGGCGCCATCCGGAGGCGCAGGCCGATGCCGGCCTCAATATCGATCACTACCGCGAGCTCGCCCAGACCGCCGAACGCGGCAAATTCGATCTCGTCTTCGTCGCCGACAGTCCGGCTGGATGGGACCGCGCCAAGGACCCCGAAGCGCTTCGTCGCACCGCCCAGGGCGCGCATTTCGAGCCGCTGACCCTCTGGGCCGCCCTCTCCCAGGTGACCAAACATATCGGCTTCGTCGCCACGGCATCGACGACCTACGAGGACCCCTACCTTCTCGCCCGCAGGTTCGCGTCGCTGGACTATATCTCCAAGGGTCGCGCCGCCTGGAACGTCGTCACGACAGGTGCGGATGTTTCGAAGAATTTTTCAATCGCAGGCCATCCTGCCCATGCCGATCGTTATGAGCGGGCCGAGGAATTCGTCGACCTGGTGAAGGGCCTGTGGGATTCTTATGAGGACGACGCCTTTATCCGCGACAAGGAAAGCGGGGTCTATCTCGACCTCGACAAGGTGCATCTCGTCGATCACAAGGGCAAGTTCTTCTCGGTGGCCGGTCCGCTCAACGTCGGCCGCCCGGTGCAGGGCTATCCTGTGATCGTGCAGGCCGGCGCATCGGAACCGGGGCGCGAACTTGCCGCCCGCACGGCCGAGATGATCTTTACCGCCAACCAGACCTTCGAGGATGCGCAGGAATTCTATTCCGACGTCAAAGGGCGGCTCGCCCGCTACGGGCGCCGGCCGGACGAACTGCTGATCAGTCCCGGCATATTCCCGGTTCTCGGCGGGACGGAAGCGGAAGCCCAGGCGAATTACGACCATATCCAATCGCTGGTTCATCCCTCCATCGCCTGGAATATCCTTGCCCGCCACTACAAGGGCATCGACCTTTCCGGCTACTCGCTGGATGATCGCGCCCCTCCCCTGCCTGATAATACCGAACTCAACAAGAGCCGCCTCAAGCTGGTTTCGGATCTGGTATCGCGCAACAATCTGACGCTGCGCCAGTTCTATCTGGCGGTCGCCACCGCTCGTGGCCACCGGACGGTGGTCGGAACACCCGAGCAGATTGCCGATGCGATGCAGACCTGGTTCGAGAACGGTGCTGCCGACGCCTTCAACATCATGCCGCCGATCCTGCCCACCGCGCTTACCGATTTCGTCGATCAGGTCGTCCCGATCCTGCGCAAGCGCGGCCTGTTCCGGCACGAATATGAAGGGACGACGCTACGGGAAAATCTTGGCCTCCAACGCCCGCCGAATGGCTTTGTGGTTCAGGCGGGGCAGCAGCAGGTGCAGGCGGCCGTATGA
- a CDS encoding ABC transporter ATP-binding protein, with amino-acid sequence MAPHPGKLKPATKAVHVRNLARRFATKTILDGVDLDIEEGEFVALLGRSGSGKSTFLRALAGLDHGVEGTGTLETPESLSVVFQDARLLPWRTVIQNVTLGLRGSSGQEAGRKALAEVGLAGRETAWPNQLSGGEQQRVALARSLVREPALLLADEPFGALDALTRLKMHDLLRELCARHRPAVLLVTHDVDEAISLADRILVLDEGRLIEDLKIDLPTPRDHGDPSFAQTRIHLLSRLGVELPGRKAA; translated from the coding sequence ATGGCGCCGCACCCTGGCAAACTGAAGCCCGCAACCAAGGCCGTCCACGTGCGAAACCTCGCACGGCGGTTTGCGACGAAGACGATCCTCGACGGCGTCGATCTCGACATCGAGGAAGGCGAGTTCGTCGCCCTGCTCGGCCGCAGCGGCTCCGGCAAAAGCACGTTCCTCAGGGCTCTTGCCGGTCTCGATCATGGTGTCGAGGGAACCGGCACCCTCGAGACGCCGGAGAGCCTTTCGGTGGTTTTCCAGGACGCCCGCCTGCTGCCGTGGCGTACCGTCATCCAGAACGTCACACTCGGCCTACGTGGATCTTCCGGCCAGGAAGCCGGACGGAAAGCCTTGGCGGAAGTAGGACTTGCCGGCCGGGAAACGGCGTGGCCGAACCAGCTTTCGGGCGGGGAACAGCAGAGGGTCGCGCTTGCCCGTTCGCTGGTGCGCGAACCGGCCCTGCTTCTCGCCGATGAGCCATTCGGCGCGCTCGACGCGCTGACCCGGCTGAAAATGCACGATCTGCTGCGGGAGTTGTGTGCAAGACACCGTCCTGCCGTGCTGCTCGTCACCCACGACGTCGATGAGGCGATTTCGCTGGCCGACCGGATACTGGTTCTCGACGAAGGCCGCCTCATCGAGGATCTCAAGATCGATCTGCCGACGCCGCGCGACCACGGCGATCCGAGCTTTGCTCAAACCCGCATCCATCTCCTCAGCCGGCTCGGAGTCGAGCTTCCGGGCCGCAAGGCCGCCTGA
- a CDS encoding ABC transporter permease, giving the protein MQSIESTALEPTKSEMAGLSTGQKIGRLIPVYGLVILTVGLIVIFSILLPDTFPTVLNVRSIVSDKAIIALLSLAAMIPMASGRIDLTVGYGIVLWHILAISLQTAYGLPWPVAVVIVLALGVLTGCINGLLVEVAKIDSFIATLGTGTVLYALALWHTGGRQVVGVLPDGFYALNGTMLFGLPITGFYVLLIAICMWIVLEYLPIGRYLYAIGANPKAAALNGIPVRKFVIGAFVTSGLLAALTGVLLASKLRIGQASVGLEYLLPALVGAFLGSTTIKPGRVNVWGTLIGVIILAVGISGIQQFGGSFFVEPLFNGVTLLIAIGIAGYAQRKRGAVRRITPASK; this is encoded by the coding sequence ATGCAATCCATTGAATCCACGGCCCTGGAGCCGACCAAGAGCGAAATGGCCGGTCTGTCCACAGGACAGAAGATCGGACGCCTGATCCCGGTTTACGGGTTGGTGATCCTGACCGTCGGCCTGATCGTGATCTTCTCGATCCTTCTGCCGGATACGTTCCCGACCGTGTTGAATGTCCGCTCGATCGTGTCCGACAAGGCGATCATCGCGCTTCTATCGCTGGCTGCGATGATCCCGATGGCATCGGGTCGCATCGATCTGACCGTCGGCTATGGCATCGTGCTCTGGCACATTCTCGCTATCAGCCTGCAGACGGCCTACGGCCTGCCCTGGCCGGTCGCGGTCGTCATCGTGCTCGCGCTCGGCGTTCTGACCGGCTGCATCAACGGGCTGCTGGTCGAGGTTGCGAAGATCGACAGCTTCATCGCGACGCTCGGCACCGGAACGGTCCTATACGCGCTTGCGCTCTGGCACACCGGCGGCCGGCAGGTGGTCGGCGTCCTGCCTGATGGTTTCTATGCGCTGAACGGCACGATGCTGTTCGGCCTACCGATCACCGGCTTCTACGTGCTGCTGATCGCCATCTGCATGTGGATCGTGCTCGAATACCTGCCGATCGGCCGCTATCTCTACGCCATTGGCGCCAATCCGAAGGCGGCGGCCCTCAATGGCATTCCGGTCCGCAAATTCGTGATCGGCGCATTCGTCACCTCGGGGCTGCTCGCGGCTCTGACCGGGGTCCTGCTCGCCTCGAAGCTGCGGATCGGCCAGGCGAGCGTCGGCCTCGAATATCTCCTGCCGGCGCTTGTCGGCGCATTTCTGGGATCGACGACGATCAAGCCGGGACGGGTGAACGTCTGGGGCACCTTGATCGGCGTCATCATCCTGGCGGTCGGAATATCAGGAATTCAGCAATTCGGCGGGTCGTTCTTCGTCGAACCGCTGTTCAACGGCGTCACCCTGCTGATTGCCATCGGCATAGCAGGCTACGCCCAGCGCAAGCGCGGAGCTGTGAGGAGGATCACACCCGCATCCAAATGA
- a CDS encoding LLM class flavin-dependent oxidoreductase gives MSNNSEFLWYIPNDVKAGHRGDSAVENHNSLDTLTSHARALEEHGWKGALIGTGWGRPDTFTVAASLAARTTTFEPLIAIRPGYWRPANFASAAATLDHLTGGRVRINIVSGKDNLSAYGDSEGDQAHRYARTKEFMRLVRRLWTEENVTSTGENFRVAESTVVPRIQVRGDRRHPKFYFGGASEAAERVAATEADVQLFWGEPLDGVRERIARLKALSRELDRDLPPLEFGLRITTLVRDTTEQAWTDAEAKVAEMARSKGTGWHDHQRALAVGQQRLLDLHERGDVLDDNLYTAPGKFGGGGAGTTWLVGSAEDVARSLRKYQDLGITHFVLSDTPYLSEIKRQGDQLLPLLRG, from the coding sequence ATGAGCAATAATTCCGAATTTCTCTGGTATATTCCGAACGACGTCAAAGCCGGTCATCGCGGCGATTCCGCCGTCGAGAACCACAACAGCCTGGATACGCTGACCAGCCACGCCAGGGCACTGGAGGAGCATGGCTGGAAGGGCGCGCTCATCGGCACCGGTTGGGGCCGCCCCGACACGTTCACCGTCGCGGCCTCGCTCGCCGCCCGGACCACCACCTTCGAGCCACTCATTGCGATCCGTCCAGGTTATTGGCGACCGGCGAACTTCGCTTCCGCGGCGGCGACGTTGGACCATCTGACCGGCGGCCGCGTGCGGATCAACATCGTGTCGGGCAAGGACAACCTCTCTGCTTACGGCGATAGCGAGGGAGATCAGGCACACCGCTATGCCAGGACCAAGGAGTTCATGCGGTTGGTCCGCAGATTGTGGACCGAAGAAAACGTCACATCCACCGGCGAGAACTTCCGCGTCGCTGAATCCACCGTGGTGCCGCGCATCCAGGTTCGCGGCGACCGTCGGCACCCCAAATTCTATTTCGGCGGTGCCTCGGAGGCGGCCGAACGGGTGGCCGCGACCGAGGCCGATGTCCAACTTTTCTGGGGCGAGCCGCTCGATGGTGTTCGGGAACGGATCGCGCGGCTCAAGGCGTTGAGCCGGGAACTGGACCGCGATCTCCCGCCGCTGGAATTCGGCCTGCGGATCACGACGCTGGTCCGCGACACCACCGAACAGGCCTGGACCGACGCCGAGGCGAAGGTCGCCGAGATGGCGAGAAGCAAGGGCACCGGCTGGCACGATCACCAGCGCGCGCTCGCCGTCGGCCAGCAGCGGCTGCTTGATCTGCATGAGCGCGGCGACGTCCTCGACGACAACCTCTATACCGCGCCGGGCAAGTTCGGCGGTGGCGGCGCCGGCACCACCTGGCTGGTCGGATCGGCGGAAGACGTCGCCCGCTCGCTGCGCAAATATCAGGATCTCGGCATCACCCACTTCGTGCTGTCCGACACGCCCTATCTCTCCGAAATCAAGCGGCAGGGCGATCAGCTTCTTCCGCTGCTGCGCGGCTGA
- a CDS encoding sugar ABC transporter ATP-binding protein, which translates to MEAKRLLEFQSITKSFGGTQALRDVSIDLREGEILALLGENGAGKSTLIKTLAGIYKPDSGDILFRGQSYHHRPPKPNERQPVAFIHQDLGLIEWMTVGENMGLSQGFSMRRGLIDWNRTQARANEALKLVGCDFDPTTRVSALSRTEKSLVAIARALAVEADVLVLDEPTASLPADEVDRLFNAIRPLKDRGVGMIYVSHRLDEIFRIADRVAVLRDGCMVGQKPVSETTPEELVTMIIGRSGDSLFSKTAITPGKAIVEVRDLVCAGTGPISFDIREGELLGLAGLRGAGQERIGRALFGCEPFNGSVLLHDEAPDLSSPRGAMASGIGLIARDRTEESVALSLSIRENTYLNPGAVGRGLLSFLSPRGEADLAHKIGHSVGLRPNDPDLPVEALSGGNQQKVVVGRWLATGRKLLVAEDPTAGVDIGARAEIYRLITQALEAGLAVVVVSTDFEEIAHICHRALVFSRGKIVSELTGSALTTEAVITAASASEAA; encoded by the coding sequence GTGGAAGCCAAGAGACTGCTGGAATTCCAGTCGATCACCAAGAGCTTCGGCGGCACGCAGGCGCTGCGGGACGTCTCGATCGACCTGCGCGAAGGAGAAATCCTCGCGCTGCTGGGAGAAAACGGTGCCGGCAAATCGACGCTCATCAAGACGCTTGCGGGCATCTACAAGCCCGATAGCGGCGACATCCTGTTTCGCGGCCAGAGCTACCATCATCGTCCCCCGAAGCCGAACGAGCGGCAGCCGGTTGCCTTCATCCACCAGGATCTCGGTTTGATCGAGTGGATGACGGTCGGCGAGAACATGGGCTTGTCGCAGGGTTTCTCGATGCGTCGCGGCCTCATCGATTGGAACAGGACGCAGGCGCGCGCCAACGAGGCCTTGAAACTGGTCGGTTGCGACTTTGACCCCACGACGCGGGTCTCGGCATTGTCGCGCACCGAAAAGTCGCTTGTCGCCATCGCCCGTGCACTTGCCGTCGAAGCTGACGTGCTGGTGCTCGACGAGCCGACGGCGAGCCTTCCCGCCGATGAAGTCGATCGGCTGTTCAATGCGATCCGTCCGTTGAAGGATCGGGGAGTCGGCATGATCTACGTTTCCCACAGGCTGGACGAAATCTTCCGGATTGCCGATCGGGTCGCCGTTCTGCGCGACGGATGCATGGTGGGACAGAAGCCCGTCAGCGAGACCACCCCCGAGGAGCTGGTGACGATGATCATCGGCCGCAGCGGCGACAGCCTTTTTTCCAAGACGGCGATCACGCCCGGCAAGGCGATCGTCGAGGTCCGCGATCTCGTCTGCGCCGGCACAGGCCCGATATCCTTCGATATCCGCGAGGGCGAGCTTCTGGGACTGGCTGGATTGCGCGGCGCCGGTCAGGAACGGATCGGCCGCGCCCTGTTTGGTTGCGAGCCCTTCAACGGCTCGGTTCTGCTGCATGACGAGGCCCCCGACCTTTCCAGCCCACGAGGGGCAATGGCGTCGGGCATCGGCTTGATTGCCCGTGACCGGACGGAGGAATCCGTGGCGCTCTCGCTATCCATTCGGGAAAATACCTATCTTAATCCGGGAGCCGTCGGGCGTGGGCTTTTGTCCTTCCTGTCGCCGCGCGGCGAAGCCGACCTTGCCCATAAGATCGGCCATTCCGTCGGTCTGCGGCCGAACGACCCGGATCTGCCGGTGGAGGCCCTGTCGGGCGGCAACCAGCAGAAAGTGGTCGTCGGCCGCTGGCTGGCGACCGGCCGCAAGCTGCTGGTCGCCGAAGATCCGACCGCCGGCGTCGACATCGGGGCGCGTGCGGAGATCTACCGTCTGATCACCCAGGCGCTCGAGGCCGGTCTCGCGGTTGTCGTGGTGTCGACGGACTTCGAGGAAATCGCCCATATCTGCCACCGCGCGCTGGTCTTCTCGCGCGGGAAAATCGTCAGTGAACTGACTGGAAGCGCTCTGACGACGGAGGCGGTCATCACGGCCGCATCCGCATCGGAAGCCGCTTGA
- a CDS encoding ABC transporter substrate-binding protein, with product MTLAKTFKIALFSLLGLSAIHGPAAAQADAPLLSKVPPGTVLTIGDPVTQKALEVSGLGKELSFEVKWANISGGPQTSEAFRAHALDVGSVAEIPSIFANWNNLPVRNIAYRERRDPIANPIYRFGIAPGAAIKTLADFRGKRIAFSPGQAQGTLVLRALHAAGLKSGDVTLVELPSTSDVYPKALASKQVDIAPLGGVYIRRYITQYGPDGATLVEHGLRDDPSHLYAPQWVLDDPAKAAALAEYVGLWARATEWVNRNPDLWIKEYYVGQQGLSQEDGEYLVKLNGEQVVPSDWSEVKKRHQETIDLLADELGYKSFNVEQIFDNRFEKLGAAALAKSQ from the coding sequence ATGACATTGGCAAAGACATTCAAAATTGCGTTGTTCAGTCTGCTTGGTCTCAGTGCCATTCACGGTCCGGCGGCAGCCCAGGCAGACGCTCCCCTGCTTTCCAAAGTGCCGCCGGGCACGGTGCTGACGATCGGCGATCCGGTCACGCAGAAAGCGCTCGAAGTGTCCGGCCTGGGCAAGGAGCTCAGTTTCGAGGTCAAATGGGCCAATATCAGCGGCGGGCCGCAGACGTCGGAAGCTTTCCGCGCCCATGCACTCGACGTCGGGTCGGTGGCCGAGATCCCTTCGATCTTCGCCAACTGGAACAATCTGCCCGTCCGCAACATCGCCTATCGCGAACGTCGTGACCCGATCGCCAATCCCATCTACCGCTTCGGCATCGCGCCAGGCGCGGCCATCAAGACGCTCGCGGACTTCCGCGGCAAGCGCATCGCCTTCAGCCCGGGTCAGGCACAGGGCACGCTTGTTCTACGCGCGCTGCACGCGGCAGGTCTGAAGAGCGGTGACGTCACCCTGGTGGAACTGCCGAGCACCAGTGACGTCTACCCGAAGGCATTGGCGAGCAAGCAGGTCGACATCGCGCCGCTCGGCGGCGTCTACATCAGGCGCTATATCACCCAATACGGGCCTGATGGCGCGACCCTCGTGGAACATGGCCTGCGCGACGATCCGAGCCATCTTTATGCGCCGCAATGGGTTCTGGACGATCCCGCCAAGGCGGCAGCTCTCGCCGAATATGTCGGCCTGTGGGCACGCGCCACCGAATGGGTGAACCGGAACCCGGATCTCTGGATCAAGGAATATTACGTCGGTCAGCAGGGGTTGAGCCAGGAGGACGGGGAATATCTCGTCAAGTTGAACGGCGAACAGGTCGTTCCTAGCGATTGGAGCGAAGTGAAGAAGCGCCACCAGGAAACCATCGACCTGCTGGCAGACGAGCTCGGCTACAAGAGCTTCAATGTGGAGCAGATTTTCGACAATCGCTTCGAAAAGCTCGGCGCCGCAGCCTTGGCCAAGAGCCAGTAA
- a CDS encoding ABC transporter permease: MATTWDADEAKLSRSSGGRIVRAGSRLVKPAGSAGPRARRRLGPGPAIPFGLQIGPALLVLTWVVGSALGWIDPRILSAPWTVAEAFVRLIEQGRLQDNFVTSATRALLGLSIGLLIGTILAVIAGLSRIGEALIDGPVQIKRAIPTLALIPLLILWFGIGESMKVTTIALAVIVPIYIHTHNALRSIDSRYVELAETLRMSQKDFVLQVVLPGALPGFLLGLRFAVTLCWVSLVVVEQINATSGLGYMIDLARNYGQTDVILVGLVVYVLLGLVSDGLVRLLERRVLSWRRTLAN; encoded by the coding sequence ATGGCAACCACTTGGGATGCAGATGAGGCGAAACTGTCGCGGTCGTCCGGCGGTAGAATTGTGCGGGCAGGTTCTCGCCTCGTAAAACCGGCTGGCTCCGCTGGCCCCCGAGCCCGGCGCAGGTTGGGCCCCGGACCGGCGATCCCTTTCGGATTGCAGATCGGGCCGGCATTACTCGTCTTGACCTGGGTCGTTGGCTCGGCGCTCGGATGGATCGACCCGCGGATCCTGTCGGCGCCGTGGACAGTGGCTGAGGCTTTCGTAAGGCTCATCGAGCAGGGTCGCCTGCAGGACAATTTCGTGACGTCAGCGACACGCGCCCTGCTCGGCCTTAGCATCGGATTGCTGATCGGCACGATCCTGGCGGTGATCGCCGGCCTTTCCCGGATCGGCGAAGCCCTGATCGACGGGCCGGTACAGATCAAGCGCGCGATACCGACGCTGGCCCTGATCCCTTTGTTGATCCTGTGGTTCGGCATCGGCGAGAGCATGAAGGTTACGACAATCGCGCTTGCCGTGATCGTGCCGATTTATATCCACACCCACAACGCGCTCCGCAGCATCGACAGCCGTTATGTCGAACTGGCCGAAACCCTGCGGATGAGCCAGAAGGACTTCGTCCTTCAGGTCGTGCTGCCTGGTGCTTTGCCGGGTTTCCTTCTGGGTCTGCGGTTTGCCGTCACCCTCTGCTGGGTTTCTCTCGTCGTGGTCGAGCAGATCAACGCCACCAGCGGGCTCGGTTACATGATCGATCTTGCCCGCAATTACGGACAGACCGACGTCATTCTCGTCGGCCTGGTGGTCTATGTGCTGCTGGGTCTCGTCTCGGACGGTCTCGTCCGCCTGCTTGAACGGAGGGTCCTCTCATGGCGCCGCACCCTGGCAAACTGA
- a CDS encoding ABC transporter substrate-binding protein, with the protein MKRRTLLQATVATVAVMLSMPALADSMADAKAVVEKYASKVSAWDGPTSGPKGAAGKNIVILAGDMKNGGILGVVNGVQEAAGALGWTVKALDGAGSIGGRTAAFGQAMALKPDGIIINGFDAVEQKPAMEAAKAAGIPMVSWHAASAVGPVPEVGVFANVTTDAMEVSKSAADWAFADAGGKPGVIIFTDSTYAIAIAKADRMKKEIEDLGGTVLEYVDTPIAETSQRMPQLTTSLLQKYGAKWTHSLAINDLYYDFMGPSLASAGIAGDGKPVNVAAGDGSESAYQRIRAKQFQAVTVAEPLNLQGWQLVDELNRAFAKAPWSGYVSPLHVVTSQNVEFDGGPKNSFDPDNGYRDQYKKIWGK; encoded by the coding sequence ATGAAGCGTAGAACGTTATTGCAGGCAACGGTCGCAACCGTCGCCGTTATGCTGAGCATGCCGGCATTGGCCGATTCCATGGCCGACGCCAAGGCCGTGGTCGAAAAATATGCTTCCAAGGTGAGCGCCTGGGATGGCCCGACGAGCGGCCCCAAGGGCGCTGCCGGAAAGAACATCGTCATTCTGGCCGGTGATATGAAAAATGGCGGCATCCTCGGCGTGGTCAATGGCGTTCAGGAAGCGGCAGGCGCGCTCGGCTGGACGGTGAAGGCGCTTGACGGCGCCGGTTCGATCGGCGGACGGACCGCGGCTTTCGGCCAGGCCATGGCGCTGAAGCCGGATGGCATCATCATCAACGGCTTTGACGCGGTCGAGCAGAAGCCGGCGATGGAAGCAGCCAAGGCTGCCGGCATTCCGATGGTTTCCTGGCACGCTGCCTCGGCGGTCGGTCCGGTTCCCGAAGTCGGTGTCTTCGCAAACGTGACCACCGATGCGATGGAAGTGTCGAAGTCGGCGGCGGATTGGGCCTTTGCCGATGCCGGCGGCAAGCCGGGCGTCATCATCTTTACCGACTCCACCTATGCGATCGCGATTGCCAAGGCCGATCGCATGAAGAAGGAGATCGAGGATCTCGGCGGTACGGTGCTCGAATATGTCGACACGCCGATCGCCGAAACCTCCCAACGCATGCCGCAGCTGACCACATCGCTTCTGCAGAAGTATGGCGCGAAGTGGACGCATTCGTTGGCGATCAATGACCTCTACTACGACTTCATGGGACCTTCGCTCGCTTCGGCCGGCATTGCCGGTGATGGAAAACCGGTGAACGTCGCAGCCGGCGACGGTTCGGAGAGCGCCTATCAGCGTATCCGCGCCAAACAGTTCCAGGCTGTCACGGTCGCCGAGCCGCTCAACCTCCAGGGCTGGCAGCTCGTCGACGAATTGAACCGCGCCTTTGCGAAAGCGCCATGGTCCGGCTACGTGTCGCCGCTCCATGTGGTGACCAGCCAAAACGTCGAGTTTGACGGTGGACCGAAGAACAGCTTCGATCCCGACAACGGCTATCGCGATCAATACAAGAAAATCTGGGGTAAATAA